The following is a genomic window from Rutidosis leptorrhynchoides isolate AG116_Rl617_1_P2 chromosome 8, CSIRO_AGI_Rlap_v1, whole genome shotgun sequence.
aattgcatttgggttccccgcatttaacgctttaaagaaaacacggcgtaacttaaagtccccccaatgtgatataccccacttatcaaaggaaatccttttataaactaaggcatttctggaaagtctttcaaatgtttgacaagttaatttcaccataactaaatgtgctgatgaattctgaccgactctagacaagatttcctcaatcatatcctctggtaggtcttttaaactattcggttgtctacccttaacgtccattttgtttttatactgtaaaatagacaaggattagattcgtaataacaaataatacaagaaatttttacatagaacataaaagtacaagcaaacactacaatacatttattacacaacatgctcacacccctctaatctgaatcactggtttcttcttcttcggacttggttctttttcctaatcttctagggatatatgatgttcctctaatacaagtcgtcattttccacattggtttagaaaaacctggtggtttagaggttcccgggttattgtcacgatattgaaaatacgggtgttgacggtacatataaagttcatcggggtcggaatcagatttctctattttgatgcctttttccttattattttcttttgcttcattaaattgggtcggggtaatttctataacatcatcggaatcctcatcaggatccgattcatcgaataattggtaattttcccaatattttgcttccttagcggaaacaccattgaccattattaactttggtccattggttgaggattttcttttatttgaccggttttctgtggttcctactattcccccctccggaacctcttcttcttccagttcctcttcttctggttcctcttcttccggttcctcttcttccggttccgtttcctcttcttccggttcttcgggaacttgtgaatcttgccaatatatattcgactcttcgttattattaggtgagtcaatgggatttgtgctagaggtagacatctatcacaaaatatcaaacatgttaagagattaatatatcacataatatttacatgttaacaatatatagtttccaacaaaaatgttaagcaatcatttttaaagaaaacacggtcgaagtccagactcactaatgcatcctaacaaactcgataagacacactaatgcaaattttctggttctctaagaccaacgctcgaataccaactgaaatgtcccgttcatattgattataaacgttccatattaattgatttcgttgcgaggttttgacctctatatgagacgtttttcaaagactgcatttatttttaaaacaaccataacctttattttatcaataaaggttttaaaaacattacgtagattatcaaataatgataatctaaaatatactgtttacacacgaccattacataatggtttataatagaaatatattacagcgacatatgtttcttgaatgcagtttttacacaatatcatacaaacatggactccaaatcttgtccttattttagtatgcaacagcggaagctcttaatattcacctgagaataaacatgctttaaacgtcaacaaaaatgttggtgagttataggtttaacctatatatatcaaatcgtaacaatagaccacaagatttcatatttcaatacacaccccatacatagagataaaaatcattcatatggcgaacacctggtaatcgacattaagaagacgcatatataagaatatccccatcattccgggacacccttcggatatgatataaatttcgaagtactaaagcatctggtactttggatggggtttgttaggcccaatagatctatctttaggattcgcatcaattagggtgtctgttccctaattcttagattaccagacttaataaaaaggggcatattcgatttcgataattcaaccatagaatgtagtttcacgtacttgtgtctattttgtaaatcatttataaaacctgcatgtattctcatcccaaaaatattagattttaaaagtgggactataactcactttcacagatatttccttcctcgaaaataagacttggccacggatcgattcacgaacctatacaaatatgtacatatatatatcaaagtatgatcaaaatataattacaaacatttttattatgttttaaagatttgagtgtattaagtcagctgtcctcgttagtaacctacaactagttgtccacagttagatgtacagaaataaatcgatatatattatctagaatcaatccacgacccagtgtatacacgtctcaggctagatcacaactcaaagtatatatatttttggaatcaacctcaactctgtatagctaactccaacattactgcatatagagtgtctatggttgttccaaataatatatatacatgggtcgatatgatatgtcaaaacatttgcatacgtgtctatggtatcccaagattacataatatattagaatacatgtataatacaatataagttagctaggatatgatttgtatagatttgttaaacatttccattagctaaaaagatcaaaatatccaatcttgttttacccataacttcttcattttaaatccgttttgagtgaatcaaattgctatggttttatattgaactctaatttaagaatcaaaatagaaaaagtataggtttatagttggaaatttaagttacatgtcaattactaaagaggtagtcatttccgtcgaaagaacgacatcttgatgaccattttgaaaaacatactttcactttgagtttaatcaagatttttggttatagtttcatgttcatatgaaaaatcatttttccagaagaacaacttttaaatcaaagtttatcatagtttttaattatccaaaccaaaacagcccccggtttcactacgatggcatatatccgattttatggtgttcatcgtgttttcaggatttaaatcattaagttagcatataatatagatatagaacatgtgtttagttgattttaaaagtcaagttagaaggattaacttttgtttgcgaacaagtttagaattaactaaactatgttctagtgattacaagtttaaaccttcgaataagatagcattatatatatgaatcgaatgatgttatgaacatcattactacctcaagttttctggataaaactactggaaatgagaaaaatggatctagcttcaaaggatccttggatggcttgaaagttcttgaagcagaatcatgacacgaaaacagttcaagtaagattttcactcgaaataagattgttatagttttagaaattgaatcaaagtttgaatatgaatattaccttgaattagaaagataacctactgtaaataacaaaggttccttgatcttagatgattacttggaatggattagaaagcttggaagtagacttgcaaacttggaagtatttttgatttttatgaaactatacttatggaatttatgaagaacacttagaacttgaagatgaaacttgagagagatcaattagatgaagaaaattgaagaatgaaagtgtttgtaggtgtttttggtcgttggtatatggattagatataaaggatatgtaattttgttttcatgtaaataagtcatgaatgattactaatatttttgtaattttatgagatatttcatgttagttgccaaatgatggttcccacatgtgttaggtgactcacatgggctgctaagagctgatcattggagtgtatataccaatagtacatacatctaaaagctgtgtattgtacgagtacgaatacgggtgcatacgagtagaattgttgatgaaactgaacgaggatgtaattgtaagcatttttgttaagtagaagtactttgatatgtgtcttgaagtctttcaaaagtgtaagaatacatatcaaaacacaacatgtatatacattctaatggagtcgttaagtcttcgttagtcgttacatgtaagtgttgttttgaaacctttaagttaacgatctcaattaatgttgttaacccaatgtttattatatcaaatgagatgttaaattattatattatcatgatattatgatgtatgaatatctcttaatatgatatatacattaaaatatcgttacaacgataatcgttacatataagtctcgtttcgtaattcttgagttagtagtcttgtttttacatatgtagttcattgttaacatacttaatgatatatttaaatatcattttatcatgttaaatatagtgtatcaatatcttaatatgatacatatgtatttagtagacgttatcataacgataatcgttatatatatcatttcgagtttcttaacttagtaatctcatttcttatgtatatcacacattgttaatatatttagtgagatacttactcatcataatcttatgtcaaccatataaatatgtccatatataccacaacatgtagtttttacaattttgtaacattcgtgaatcgccggtcaacttgggtgatcaattgtctatatgaaacttatttcatttaatcaaatcttaacaagtttgattgcttaacacgttggaaacatttagtcatgtaaatatcaatctcaattaatatatataaacatggaaaagttcgggtcactacaaaaaggaGTCGACTCTACATCATCATTGCATGCCTTTTATGGCATGTTTGGAGGTTCCGGAATAGCGCTATTTTTCAACCCCGCActatgaagaaatgtttagtttttgATTCTATACGTAATTTTTCTTTTAATTGGCTAGTTAGTAGAAGTCGATGTAATATATCTTGGACTGAGTGGATGAAAAATCCATTGTTTTTGGTGGTTTTGCTCCTTAGTTACTTGCTAAGGAGTTGTGTAATGAATTTCGTCGTTCCAAAAAAACATACAAACATTTTTTTAATTATCATCGAGATAAATGAAAACTTAGTTTGCGACTGTGTTGCCGTTGGCCAAGTAAATTTCACGAGGTCCAAATCTCCACGGCTGCACACAATCTACTAAGTTCTCTGTAGATTGAAATAAACGTCCCCTTTTATGAAGTAATGCAAACATAATGTTGTAGGACTACATTAAACTAAAGCCAGACATTGGTATAGAGGCATCATATTTTCGATATCTAACCCTATAAGGCTATAACAAATGAGGATGTGCAATTCGAAGTTGCTAAAAATTACACGGTTTGATACATTTTCGAAGCACAAATTAACGGATCAATATCACTTGGAGGTTAAACGCTCTTACCACAAATAAAAACATAGATGAAAAACATGAAATTTTGTATAGGCGAATTCGAATGGCATATCTAACGAATAtacgcataataattcattcataaattattaAAGCGTATCTAATAAGCATTAATTGGCACAGATTTCTTATAAAGGGGACCTACACTTGACCTTTAAAAAAGAATCTGATCCCATACAATAATTATAACGCGCCAATATTTTTTACACAAGGGACTTGTATTACTTAaagggagatgattctcacacacacttttttaatcctcacacacttattttaactttttactcttctaataatactcaattggtgtgtgaggatcaaaaaagtgtgtgtgagaatcatcccccttactTAAATTATAATTCATGACTTAAATTTTACACCGTTGCTTTTAAGAGTGGTCTAGCTTGTAATTCATCATTTGCTATTTATACTTCATTTCTTTACATTTTACATGAACCGACTTTGTAACCATCAAACAAACTCTCAAAAATTACAAAGTAAACAACAAATCAATCATCAAATAACTCAAAAAACCTACTCACATCACTTCATAGTCACTAGTATAACAGAAAAAATTACAAGGAAAAATATCTCTAAAAAATATACCGGTAACCATAATTAGCCATTGTATATACTCCCCTAGTCATCGTATTAATAGTCCATCTTTTATTTTTGGTCCGTCCCAAGCAGTGGcggatccaaaaaaaaaaaaatttcaccggggcgaattttttttttaaaatgtggtgatttttttttggcaaaaaatggaggttttgggccaaaatatagagttttttaagcaaaatttgaagatttttggggaaaatacgaaggtttttaggcaaaatatgaatgttttgtgacaaaatatgaagggtttgaggccaaaaaaaataaaaatttcaccGGGGACAATCGAAAAACCAAAAAAATTTGCTCTTAAAATTGCAAATCTAgtgggggcgggcgccccccctcCGCCCCCACATAGGTCCGCCCCTGGTCCCAAGTTAATAGTCAATTTCTATAAGACCATTTTTAACGCGGCGTCAGAGGGGTCCCGTCAGACGCGCTGGCAGTGGGTGACGCCCCCTGACGCCCCTAGTGGGGCGTTACGGCTGATGCGGGAGGGGCGTCAGTCAACTTTTTCACGAAAAAAAAATGCGTCAGGGTTTCTGATTGGTCCAcgtattttaataattttaattttgtttttgttttttttttatttaaattatttatattcttttctATATAAACACATCAAAACCCATCATTTTTAACCCATCAAACTCAATATTttctctcattttaacactttcattcaaaaatttttttttgtttttttatttatttaaattatttattttcttttatatataaccatcaaaacctatcatttttaacacatcaaactcatttttttctctcattttaacactttcattcaaatatttttgttttgtttttttttttttttatttgaattatttatattcttttctatataaacccatcaaaacctatcatttttaacacatcaaactcaataatttatgtaatggttaaattttatgtaatggttaattttttatgtaatggttaatttttatatgttttttaattatatgtaatataatttgtatgcataataaaataaaaaataaaaagaaaaaataaaactggtgggacctatttgacactggaggggcgtcagggttattttggtgtcagagggtgacactgccacgtcagaggcagattgcactttttggccaaaaagtggacaatctgcctgtgacgtcacaggcagggTTATATATGATctaaatagataagaataattgGTTAAGTACCTTTACACCCTTACTTTATTTAAGTATGACAAAAATGTAGATAAAAAGTAAGGGATAAAGCTGAAAAATAAACAATAAAGTACATGGATagtcactttttcttaaactgtgtgttttttgtttgAGAACTACTAAATTGGGACGGAATGCGTATTTCAACTCATTGAAGAAAATAGCCAGACAAGAACCATACAAAGAAGAATAAAAGATGACCATATATTAAAATCGCCTTTTTGCTGGAAGTAAGCGTGCGTATTTCCACCAAGCCCGAATTGCTGATTCTGAGAAAATCTCAACAGTTTCACTCTGAAAAAAAAGTCTTTGGAGGACGACAAGTAGCGCACCTCCAATATTCAGGCAATCTATCAAATGGTATACCTGGTTCTATTGGGTAAGATGGATCACCAGCAGCCTCAATATACAAATAGCCACATGAACGACACTCGTATATTCCTGTGTTCAAGACTGCAAACTTTTCTTCTAGCCTACGTTTATCAAACTCAGCTTGTGTCTCAAAAATTTCAGTTGAGAATTCGGGTTTGGGTTCAGGTTCAGGTAATTGGTCCAAAATGGGGTCTGTCTTCTTTTGAGAGATGAGTGCAGTGGATAGTAAGTTGCAGTTTTGAGTGTGTGAGGTGGTTAAAAAGTGTATGgtttgaatgagaaaatgagttgAGGTGGTTTTTGTGTGGGAGATGAGGATGAAGTTTGGGCAAGGGAAAATGTAGTAGATGCCGCTGATGAAATGTTTGTTTGGGTAGCTAATATGAGCTGATATGATATTATATGATATGAAAAGTTGGTTTGATGAAAAAGAGAATCAAAACATAAGCATTTTGGGAGAGGAGAGTAAAGGTTATGATACAGGTTTTGTATCAAGGTTGGGTTTTGGATAGGACTGAGCGGTGGTGGCTGTTAACTCCGGTAAAGTAAGGCCACATGCAATCGTTTGTTTCTTTCACTATCATTTTACctgtcacatcagcgccacatcaacgccacatcagcacaaaccctttaacatttctttcacattcctttcactaaacaccCACAATCATAAACTTCACCACCACACTTtacccattttttattattatttaaaacttaaaatataaatataaataacatttaTAAACTAAAAAAACAAAATACACAAAATACATTAAAATTAAACTACGATTAAAAAAAAACGAgtacaaataaaaaaaaaacacgatTACATAAAAAAAAATCGAGTACAAATAAAAAAAACACAcgattacataaaaaaaaaaaaaaaaaaaaaaaaaaaaaaaaaaaaagagtacaaaaaaaaaacacacaattacataaaaaaaaaaaaaaaaaaaactagtacaTAAACTAGATACCAATTAATCGGTATAATAACCATCCGCACTACCATCGGTTTCGTGCGGAAGATCGTCCCAAATGTGTTTGGTATACAACACGACATTTGTGGATTTGATTATTGCGGTTCCGAGTAGCCACGCCCATTTATCGTTATCCTGAAGCCACTCGAACACCTTGTTCTCGGGATTCCAATATGCAAACTGCGAAATCTCATTGCAGTGCGCGTTTCGCCTTAAATAATCAAACATTTCGTCAACTCGAAGCCCATTGACCGGCACATCTGCATAATCGACCCGTCCACCGACGTAGCGGTCCATGTCATCGGAAAACAAACCGCCGCCGTGAATCTCGAACGTAACAATGTTTCCGAAAGCCATTTTTGAGTATAAAAGATTGAGAGTAAAATGGGTGAAAAATAAAAATTGAGAGTGAAATGGGTTTGAAAGTGTAAAAATTTGAGAGTgaaatggtgtatatatatatatatatgaaatgggtAGGGTAAAAAAAAAAGGCTGATCACTAGCCGTtgggaaaaagaaaagaaaaaaaaaacgtgagCCCCACAAATGTGCCGTTAGAAGGGTGAGGAGAGTGGCTGGCGGTAGCAGTGGCGGTGGCTATGGCACACCATTGCGTGTGGCCTAAGGGGGCACTTTGCTACCTTGCATTTTATAGCATATGGACTCATAAGCATTTTAGCAGAAACGCTGGCAATTGATGTTTCTCAATTTGCGTCGGTGTTTCTGCTGGTCTTCCTCGTCAACATTTCAGCGTCGGCATACGATCTCTCAAATCTCCTCTTTCCTATTTTTATGTAGGATTATACGTGTTTTCCCACTCAGAATTTTTATGGTATATATTATTTTCTGCACACTATTAACACAAATGTAATAATAAACAAGTGTAAGCAAAAGCCAAACTCAAAGTTGTATCATATCGAACAAGCCAAGCTCGTGCCCAGTGAACCACAAAAACTCAGCTAGCATAAAACATATAAAAAGTCAACACATTATAACAAGGATAGAAACCAAAGGCTTAGTACTGAACGATCAATCCTAACCAAACTCGGTGCCTAAGATCCAACAATAAAACACAGACAAAATTTGATGTCTAAAAGTACGATTAAACAAAAAGCACTTAGTATAAACTTCTGATAGGGGATAGTTTAAAAGCCTAACAAACGGATCCAACGAGAAAATAAATAGAGAAATCACTGTGAAACTCCGAGCCATTTGGTGAATACATCAAACTCAGCATAGTCGCTGTCTGAGATCATAGTCTTGTACCATGCCTTGCTAGCAGTCTTGATCTTTGCCGCTTCCTCCTGTTAGTAACAAAcaaagtaaataataaataatgcGTATAAAAAGCATAATACATCATATCACATTAAGCtttcaaaataaaaaataaaaatgatcAGATTAGATTGAGTGTGTTATAAAAAATAAACTCAATATTATAGGTTGCTGTCCAAAATGTGCAAGCATGATTGAAAACTATAAAGCAGGATCTGTGATTTTCAGCAACAAAACAATTTTGAACATCAAGAAAGTCTCCTCTCCATTATATGGAAAAAAAGTTAGCTACCCACTAAAAATCAAACTCTGTTATGAAAAAAGCATATATAATAAACAATTCAAGTAACCATATGAAACATCAAACATATCATCATGTAACAAACGTATGTACACTACAAGATTAACATAAAATTAAAAAAGATTGAAGTACCTTAGAAATTGGCTGTCTCTTCTTGTCAAGCTTCTCTTGTTTGGACTTCTTCCTCTGTTCCTCAGCAAGCAAAGCCATCCTCTTAGCTGTCTTAGCATAAGGGTTCAACCTCAACATAGTGTTCAAGTTCTTCAATGGATTCTTCTTCATTGGTGCCCTCTTAACCTCCTTCTTGATTGGCTTCACAACTGACTGAACTTCGTCAGAGTTGATAATCCTAGCCAAATCAGCATTCACCATCTTAGCTCTGGGCAACACATAACCAGTTTTCTTTGAGCTAGACTTCTCGAATGATCCGTAGATTGAATCGAGCTTCTCAAAAGCTGACTTGGTCCAGATAATGAACCTTCCAAGATGTCCACCTGGAGCTAATTTCAACAAATTCAATCGCTCCACATTGGCAACCTCAACACCTGGAATGTTCCTGAATGCTTTCACTAGCTTAGCACCTTCAGTTCCATACACAATCAATGGTCCTTTACGAGAGATGTACCtgttaaatattgttattgttaataataataagccGAAAAGCTTCCGATGATGATATAAACACAATAAACACATACATATATCATATACATACATTACACATATAAACACATAAAGAAATATGTAACATACCAATAATGATAATCCATCAATACCAATATACCTAAAGGCTCCTATTGATAGATGAAATAAACATAATAAACGCATAaatataaatcatatacatacattatACATATACACAATATACACATATAAAGAAATAAAGAAATACCAGTATGTAATATAATAACAATCATCAATACCAATAAACCTAAAGGCTTCTAATGATGAAATGAACACAATAAACGGATAAATATAAAATCATATACACACACAAAGAAATATGTAACATACCAATAATCATCAATACATACATACACTATACAAATACACAATTGTATTTACATATAAAGACCTATACACATAAAAATTCATACACATATCTGAATACAAAACAGAGACACACACCCACTGACACACATGTATGCAATACACTTGTATTCATAGATAAACTAACAAAAACATGCACAGAGATTAACAAACATATCAATTCATACAAGTATACATAAATTCAACCtttaatgtaaataaatataaaacaaacaaaaaaatcAAAGAAAAAAAGAGTACCTCCTGTTCCTCATTTTCCCCTTTCCAGGACGAATTCCAACTGAATCCTTAGCCTTCTCAGCATCAGCATAAGCACCGATCTGCTTCAAAACCTTAATTGCATTATGAGTCTTCTCAATTCCTTCAGCAGTATCACTAACAACCAACGGAAGTTCCGGAACAGTCTCGATCCGATGTCCACGCGCCATCACAAGCGAAGGTACAGCACTCGCTGCAATAGCCGATACGACAGCGTATCGTTTCTGATTGACATTAATTTTCCTGTGCCACCTTCTCCAGATCCGAGTAGGTGCAAACATACGTCCACCACGACACATGTTACCGAACGCACCTTGACCTGCACGGTGAGTACCGCCACCGGGAACACGAGGAATACGTGAAACGGCACGGCCGGTTCCCCATGATTCGGCGGAGGTTTGGTGACCGGCTTTGCGAGAAACGGCGTATGGTTGACGGGAGTTTTTGGAGATATTTGAGTGAACGAAGTTAACGATATCGGGACGGATAGAGGCCTTCATGACGTGAGGGAGAGGGAGGCTGGAACCGTCGGTGGCCATGTCGTTTTCAAGTGTCTGGACGGTGACCAGAGGACGAGCTGCAGCGGCGGCCATTTCTGTGTGTTTTGTGGTTTGGCAGCTGTTGAATGAGCTAGGGTTTTCTATGGAGGATTGAAACGGGGTGAAAGTTAGAGTGAGTATATAAAAGAGGGAAATGAATTAGGGCTAGCGTTGTTGGGCTCTGGCCTATTCTCTTTATTTGGGCCTAGATTTTTGTTCAAAATATTACTTCATTTTTCTATTGACATTTTGACATTTTAATTTTATTCATGAAaggaattattaaattattattaagttAAATAAATCATAACAATATCCCTGAGATGGCTTCACCGTAAATAAAATTATGGTTACCAAACATCCACCGTAGAAATATGCATGGATAATTTTTCGACCCGACAAAAATTTACTCATTTTTATCATGTCACCGTAAAATTAAGGTGGTCAACGTAATTTTACGGTGCACCCAGCAGCTTACCCATTTTGATCCTTTTTGATCCAACTCAAATTTTCAATTGACAGCACACTCAAGTAACACCAAAATGCACATATTCTTGGTAGACACTCCAACTAACATTAACATATCACAATTTCAGTACTAATCAAATTGTGACCCAAATGTACATTGTCCAAAATAAAGACTTCTAACATATTTACATACAACCAAAACTTAATGCCAACAGGAAAAAATATGCAAAAGGGCCCTTACAGCATGATACCATAAAATAAGTATGATAGACACATACAATGACCAAAACAATACAAATTTGACCCATGATGAACTTGGTTAGGGGACATTGCTAAACCTTTTAAGTCATAAAGCTACCTTAAAAAGTTATACGGTTAGGCAATCTACCCACTAGGCTTCACTTCGACCAATTCAATCAACCACCTTGTCCTTACCTTTTGATCCACTAGAGAATATAAAAGAGTTAAACACTAAAATTATAAGTGATTGCTTGGTGAATACAACTTAGTTAATAAGCAATATAAATAAATAGCATAACCAAATGAACTAACAAATATTAGGACGCCATAAAGGCTTCCAATCTTAAACTAAGATTCTTCCTTAACTCAATTATCGCACATAACATGAAATgactcgttcatatcgattataaacgattcacaatagttgatttcatcgcgaggtacttgacctctatatgatacattttacaaacattgcattcgtttttaaaagacaacctttcattacatcgaaagttgacggtatgcatactgtaacgaccctgaattttccaacgtt
Proteins encoded in this region:
- the LOC139861142 gene encoding large ribosomal subunit protein uL4; its protein translation is MAAAAARPLVTVQTLENDMATDGSSLPLPHVMKASIRPDIVNFVHSNISKNSRQPYAVSRKAGHQTSAESWGTGRAVSRIPRVPGGGTHRAGQGAFGNMCRGGRMFAPTRIWRRWHRKINVNQKRYAVVSAIAASAVPSLVMARGHRIETVPELPLVVSDTAEGIEKTHNAIKVLKQIGAYADAEKAKDSVGIRPGKGKMRNRRYISRKGPLIVYGTEGAKLVKAFRNIPGVEVANVERLNLLKLAPGGHLGRFIIWTKSAFEKLDSIYGSFEKSSSKKTGYVLPRAKMVNADLARIINSDEVQSVVKPIKKEVKRAPMKKNPLKNLNTMLRLNPYAKTAKRMALLAEEQRKKSKQEKLDKKRQPISKEEAAKIKTASKAWYKTMISDSDYAEFDVFTKWLGVSQ